In the Sporolituus thermophilus DSM 23256 genome, CAACTTCCGTGCATGAACCAAACTTTATAAGTCCGTAGCGTTCACCCGGTTTTAGAACACTGCCAACCGTTACCCAGGAGACAATGCGTCGGGCCAAAATGCCGGCAACCTGCGTGACTAAAACTCGCATGTACCTATTCTCTAGTCCTATGGCGTGCCGCTCGTTTTCACAGCCGGCCGATTCTTTATAGGCCGGTCGGAAACGGCCGCAGGTATATTGCTGAAATTTAATTTCACCGGCAATGGGGCTTCGGTTTACATGAACATCAAAGATAGATAAAAAAATACTGACCTTGGTAGCCGCCTCATTAAGAAACTGGTCTTCATAAATATCACAAACGCTAATGACCTTTCCGTCCGCCGGCGCCAGCACCAGCGTTTCGTCATCAGGCACATTACGTTCAGGGTTACGAAAAAAGAAAATAACATGAGCCAAGAGCACACCGGGAATGATACTCCAGTAGGGGCCAAAAGCAAGAGCAACAATAATGGTGATCAGCGCCATGACCGCTATGTAGACGTAACCTTCTTTAACAATCGGCGTCTTAACCATCTAATCACCTCCCCTAAACAACCTCCTTGTCTTGCCCATTTTTTATCTCAACCCATTATAATATACTGCCTTCATCTTTGTCTAACTTTTTTTGCCGTCAAAACCCGGTAAACAAACCGAGGTAATGCCAGCATTCGCACCGCCCGCTGCGGTTGCGATATGAGCCGGTATAGCCATTCCAAGCCGGCACGTTGCATCCACACTGGCGCACGGCGAACGGTACCGGCCATCACATCAAAAGTACCGCCTACGCCAATGGCTACCGGCACGGACAATTCTTCGCGGTGTTGCCATACCCACTTTTCCTGTTTAGGTACACCAAGAGCAACAAATATTACATCGGGTCTACGGGCACGAATATCTGCAATCAAGGCAGCTTCGTCAGCTGCCTGAAAAAACCCGTGATACGTCCCAACAATGTTCACGCCGGGATAGCGGCTTTCAGCTACCGCTTTAGCTCGGGCGGCAATGCCTGGAGCGCCGCCTAATAAAAAAATACGATACCCTGTAGTTGCTGCTCGAGCCAAAATAGCCTGGGCTAAATCAAAT is a window encoding:
- a CDS encoding phosphatidylserine decarboxylase family protein translates to MVKTPIVKEGYVYIAVMALITIIVALAFGPYWSIIPGVLLAHVIFFFRNPERNVPDDETLVLAPADGKVISVCDIYEDQFLNEAATKVSIFLSIFDVHVNRSPIAGEIKFQQYTCGRFRPAYKESAGCENERHAIGLENRYMRVLVTQVAGILARRIVSWVTVGSVLKPGERYGLIKFGSCTEVVVPKSVEILVKKGDRVKGGETIIGRLRQ
- a CDS encoding WecB/TagA/CpsF family glycosyltransferase, with the protein product MRTRINILNVPIDVVTMKEALTVIEGFIADKSSPRLVATANAEMVMMAQSDKELADILRQADLVVPDGAGIVWAARYQGYEMPERVAGFDLAQAILARAATTGYRIFLLGGAPGIAARAKAVAESRYPGVNIVGTYHGFFQAADEAALIADIRARRPDVIFVALGVPKQEKWVWQHREELSVPVAIGVGGTFDVMAGTVRRAPVWMQRAGLEWLYRLISQPQRAVRMLALPRFVYRVLTAKKVRQR